In Luteolibacter sp. Y139, a genomic segment contains:
- a CDS encoding transglutaminase-like domain-containing protein — MTPPRFLLGAALLFWGVMTDRVVPGLACAMLVEGAQWTRVRWNFGERAFLNAWRLSVLLLVVVMMLVLLNGARLATMSIVFTWLPVVLLPLEFVQAYGMSPTTTLATFSMMVRRRRDHARKHGLPFREVRFGFGHVYLCATLLASCLGSQADVPAFYPLLVLLGAWGLLSVSGRAWTQVGVAFFLSILASSFMGVGGEIGLMKLYRYLTTLGSSDGGYSSEYARDRMTSIGSLGRLKMSQEIIWRLIPEQGPLPKLLRVSSYNTYLAQSWQADLLPAKIDPKSADSKSADTKGADTKGADPKEEVPKGEVWKADLPPKPGDPKNEKNDGFDDVSEITNPDNPDDLEDKFLIAVPGLPDPKVAVDHSLPRFRLRGATPSTRNYTLLPLPGNVASLHQFNPQEFQRNPFGTFRLKPSQPVADARVLWDPGLAPELPPWKASASSYDRRRFDFSPVSPDSKKRVTVEPELQIPPSEAAAITKVATALHLKEVPFDEKIARLRRHFLTFQYTKYNKTAADFDPDTDGTLMAKFLTSSHAGHCEFFATATALLLREGGVPTRYVSGFVVAEIEPKTGQALLRGTHAHAWCRAWNAQSKHWIDVDLTPPDWLGMETPRVERFQGLSDWFQRVREDLLVWRDQPGHMMWITLGLLAPLALGMAYIGRNLWRSRSRLDAEKARLRGAKVAATPLVALERPARKLLGERPPGTPLAPWLMRLSSRLPQPEMLVEALALHHRLRFDPEAPVTELTAELRSVVEELRRDLGARS, encoded by the coding sequence ATGACTCCGCCCCGTTTCCTGCTCGGTGCCGCGCTCCTGTTCTGGGGCGTGATGACCGATCGCGTGGTGCCGGGGCTTGCCTGCGCGATGCTGGTGGAGGGTGCTCAGTGGACGCGGGTGCGCTGGAACTTCGGCGAACGCGCCTTTCTCAATGCCTGGCGTCTGTCGGTGCTGCTGTTGGTGGTGGTGATGATGCTGGTGCTGCTGAACGGGGCGCGGCTCGCGACGATGTCGATCGTCTTTACCTGGCTGCCGGTGGTGCTGCTGCCGCTGGAGTTCGTGCAGGCGTATGGGATGTCCCCGACCACTACGCTCGCGACCTTTTCGATGATGGTGAGGCGGCGGCGGGATCATGCGCGGAAGCACGGGCTGCCCTTCCGCGAGGTCCGCTTCGGGTTTGGCCATGTCTATCTGTGCGCCACGCTACTGGCTTCCTGTCTTGGGTCGCAGGCGGATGTGCCGGCTTTTTATCCCCTGTTGGTGCTACTGGGAGCGTGGGGGCTGTTGTCAGTGAGCGGGCGTGCCTGGACGCAGGTCGGGGTCGCCTTCTTCCTCTCGATCCTGGCGTCTTCGTTCATGGGGGTGGGCGGCGAGATCGGCCTGATGAAGCTTTATCGCTACCTGACCACCCTGGGTTCCAGCGATGGCGGCTACAGCTCGGAATATGCCCGCGACCGCATGACCTCGATCGGCAGCCTGGGGAGGCTGAAGATGTCGCAGGAGATCATCTGGCGGCTGATTCCGGAGCAGGGGCCGCTGCCAAAGCTGCTGCGGGTGTCGTCTTACAACACCTATCTCGCCCAGAGCTGGCAGGCTGACTTGCTGCCGGCAAAAATAGATCCGAAGAGCGCGGATTCTAAGAGCGCGGATACGAAAGGCGCGGATACGAAAGGCGCGGATCCAAAGGAGGAGGTGCCGAAAGGAGAGGTTTGGAAGGCAGACTTGCCGCCCAAACCCGGCGATCCGAAAAACGAGAAGAACGATGGCTTCGACGACGTCTCGGAAATTACCAATCCGGACAACCCGGATGATCTGGAGGACAAGTTCCTGATCGCCGTGCCGGGCTTGCCGGATCCAAAGGTCGCCGTCGATCACAGCCTGCCACGCTTCCGTCTGCGGGGCGCCACCCCTTCAACGCGAAATTATACCCTGCTGCCGTTGCCGGGAAACGTGGCCAGCCTTCATCAGTTCAATCCGCAGGAATTCCAGCGCAATCCCTTCGGCACCTTCCGTCTCAAGCCGTCCCAGCCGGTGGCGGACGCGCGGGTGTTGTGGGATCCAGGCCTCGCGCCGGAGTTGCCGCCATGGAAGGCTTCGGCCAGTTCCTATGACCGCCGGCGCTTTGATTTTTCGCCGGTTTCCCCGGACTCGAAGAAGCGGGTGACGGTGGAGCCGGAGCTTCAGATCCCCCCGTCGGAAGCCGCGGCCATCACCAAGGTCGCGACCGCGCTCCACCTGAAGGAGGTTCCGTTCGACGAAAAGATCGCGCGCTTGCGGCGGCACTTCCTGACGTTCCAATACACCAAGTACAACAAGACCGCGGCGGATTTCGATCCGGACACGGATGGAACCCTGATGGCGAAATTCCTCACCAGCAGCCATGCCGGCCACTGCGAGTTCTTCGCCACTGCCACGGCGTTGCTGTTGCGTGAGGGCGGAGTGCCGACCCGCTACGTCAGCGGCTTCGTGGTCGCCGAGATCGAGCCGAAGACCGGCCAGGCGTTGCTCCGCGGCACCCACGCGCACGCCTGGTGCCGGGCGTGGAATGCGCAGTCGAAGCACTGGATCGATGTCGATCTCACGCCGCCCGATTGGCTGGGGATGGAGACCCCGCGAGTGGAACGTTTCCAAGGGCTGAGCGACTGGTTCCAGCGGGTGCGCGAGGACTTGCTAGTATGGCGCGATCAGCCGGGGCACATGATGTGGATCACCCTGGGCCTGCTTGCCCCCCTTGCCCTCGGCATGGCCTACATCGGGCGGAACCTGTGGCGATCGCGTAGCCGGCTGGATGCGGAGAAGGCTCGCCTGCGGGGTGCCAAGGTGGCGGCGACGCCTTTGGTTGCCTTGGAAAGACCCGCGCGCAAGCTGCTGGGCGAGCGTCCTCCGGGAACGCCACTGGCCCCGTGGCTGATGCGACTTTCGTCACGACTGCCGCAGCCGGAAATGCTGGTGGAGGCGCTGGCACTCCATCACCGGCTGCGCTTTGATCCCGAAGCTCCTGTCACCGAGTTGACCGCAGAGCTGCGATCCGTGGTGGAAGAGTTACGCCGGGACTTGGGAGCGCGAAGCTGA
- a CDS encoding sugar ABC transporter ATP-binding protein yields MSSSVPRLVMRGIRKTFGPTIALGRVDLEILPGEVHALVGENGAGKSTLMKVLSGAHAPDEGEMEFDGQVYCPRNPLDARACGVGMIYQELSVAPHLTVEENIVLGMEPRKGPFVDRKVMRARAMEALAHFDHPDIRPDVKAGTLSVSAQQLIEIGRSLAMGCKLLVFDEPTSSLAQKDIERLFLLIDRLKAQGISIIYISHFLEEVKRLASRLTVLRDGSVVGTRDVATTEPEEIVSLMVGRDVEDLYPRTERTAGERILAVSGLTGARNKPDGVTLDLHRGEVVGIAGLVGSGRTEFLRALFGLDPVKGGAVEIATPGAGKSKPRDRWKQGVGMLSENRKEEGLALNLSIADNVTLPCLERFGAGGTLSPAKQKSATAAWIEKLGIKCQGPGQAIGSLSGGNQQKAAFARLLEYDVDVLLLDEPTRGIDIAAKARIYEAINEVVTDEKRPRAVIIISSYLPELFGVCDRIAVMSQGKLTRAVPVDQLTPHDVMLVATGKAADLPGGGEVRRS; encoded by the coding sequence ATGTCCTCCTCCGTTCCACGCCTCGTCATGCGGGGCATTCGCAAGACCTTCGGGCCGACGATTGCGCTCGGGCGGGTGGATCTTGAGATCCTGCCGGGAGAGGTGCATGCCTTGGTCGGTGAGAATGGGGCGGGGAAGAGCACGCTGATGAAGGTGCTGTCCGGGGCGCATGCGCCGGATGAGGGCGAGATGGAGTTCGATGGCCAGGTGTATTGCCCGCGGAATCCGTTGGATGCGCGGGCGTGTGGCGTTGGGATGATCTATCAGGAGCTGTCGGTTGCGCCGCATTTGACGGTGGAGGAAAACATCGTGCTCGGGATGGAGCCGAGGAAGGGGCCGTTTGTGGACCGGAAGGTGATGCGTGCGCGGGCGATGGAAGCGCTGGCGCATTTCGATCATCCGGACATCCGGCCGGATGTGAAGGCGGGCACGCTGTCGGTGTCCGCTCAGCAATTGATCGAGATCGGCCGTTCGCTGGCGATGGGGTGCAAGCTGTTGGTCTTTGATGAGCCGACCTCGTCGCTGGCGCAGAAGGACATCGAGCGGCTGTTTTTGCTGATTGATCGCCTGAAGGCGCAGGGGATCTCGATCATCTACATCTCGCACTTTCTTGAGGAGGTGAAGCGCTTGGCTTCGCGACTGACGGTCTTGCGGGATGGTTCGGTGGTGGGCACCCGCGATGTGGCGACCACGGAGCCGGAGGAAATCGTTTCGCTGATGGTGGGGCGTGATGTGGAGGATCTCTATCCGCGCACGGAGAGAACTGCGGGTGAGCGGATCCTTGCCGTCTCAGGACTGACCGGTGCGCGAAACAAGCCGGATGGCGTCACGCTTGATTTGCATCGTGGCGAAGTGGTGGGCATCGCGGGATTGGTGGGCTCGGGGCGGACTGAGTTTTTGCGTGCGTTGTTCGGGCTCGATCCGGTGAAGGGCGGGGCGGTGGAGATCGCCACGCCGGGAGCGGGGAAAAGCAAGCCACGCGATCGCTGGAAGCAGGGGGTTGGCATGCTCAGCGAGAATCGGAAGGAAGAGGGGCTCGCGCTGAATCTTTCCATCGCTGACAACGTCACGCTGCCTTGCCTGGAGCGCTTCGGCGCGGGTGGGACGCTATCGCCGGCGAAGCAGAAGTCGGCGACGGCCGCGTGGATTGAAAAGCTCGGGATCAAGTGCCAGGGGCCAGGTCAGGCGATTGGGTCGCTGTCCGGGGGCAACCAGCAGAAGGCCGCTTTCGCGCGCTTGCTGGAATACGATGTCGATGTGCTGCTGTTAGATGAGCCGACGCGCGGCATCGACATTGCCGCGAAGGCGCGCATTTACGAAGCGATCAACGAGGTTGTGACTGATGAAAAGCGACCGCGCGCGGTGATCATCATTTCGAGCTACCTGCCCGAGCTCTTCGGTGTCTGCGATCGTATCGCCGTGATGAGCCAGGGCAAACTCACCCGGGCGGTGCCGGTCGATCAACTCACTCCGCACGACGTGATGCTCGTCGCTACCGGCAAAGCCGCGGATCTTCCCGGCGGCGGTGAAGTCCGACGGTCGTAG
- a CDS encoding ABC transporter permease: protein MRLKSILTLLGPFIALLIVYGIFGAWNPAMFTEDVVLNILTQTVIVGIAAIGMTLIIISGGIDLSVGSMIALCGTVGATMVTKNVSPAAVFLGTIAAGGLCGLINGGLSTGFKLLPFIVTLGTMQAFRGVAKVATHGTPVNLPFDVTAYKPWMGGAGIPWGVWLMIALVVLFTLVLRYTRFGRHVFAVGSNENTATLCGVNVAKTKLFVYMIGGALAGLSAVMNMAKSSQGDPTTAMGLELDIIAAVVIGGASLSGGEGTVLGALIGALLMTTIRTGCVLNGIPTPWTEVITGVIIVVAVIIDRLRHRAA, encoded by the coding sequence ATGCGCCTCAAATCCATTCTTACCCTCCTCGGTCCGTTCATCGCGCTGCTCATCGTGTATGGGATCTTCGGTGCGTGGAATCCGGCGATGTTCACGGAGGACGTGGTGCTGAATATCCTCACCCAGACGGTTATCGTGGGCATCGCGGCAATCGGGATGACGCTAATCATCATTTCGGGTGGCATCGATCTCTCGGTGGGCTCGATGATTGCGCTGTGCGGCACGGTGGGGGCGACGATGGTGACGAAGAATGTTTCACCGGCCGCCGTCTTCCTCGGGACGATTGCCGCCGGTGGCTTGTGCGGTCTGATCAACGGCGGCCTTTCCACCGGTTTCAAGCTGCTGCCGTTCATCGTCACGCTTGGCACGATGCAGGCGTTCCGCGGTGTCGCGAAAGTGGCGACCCATGGGACGCCGGTGAATCTTCCCTTCGACGTGACGGCCTACAAGCCGTGGATGGGTGGCGCGGGGATTCCGTGGGGCGTGTGGCTGATGATCGCGCTGGTCGTGCTGTTCACGCTGGTGCTGCGCTATACCCGGTTCGGACGGCACGTGTTCGCGGTGGGTTCGAATGAGAACACGGCGACGCTCTGCGGGGTGAACGTGGCGAAGACGAAGCTGTTTGTTTACATGATCGGCGGTGCGCTGGCCGGACTTTCCGCGGTGATGAACATGGCCAAGTCTTCGCAAGGCGATCCGACGACGGCGATGGGCCTGGAGCTCGATATCATCGCTGCGGTGGTCATCGGCGGGGCGAGTCTTTCGGGTGGTGAGGGAACGGTGCTTGGTGCGTTGATCGGGGCTTTGCTGATGACGACGATCCGGACCGGTTGCGTGCTGAATGGAATCCCGACGCCGTGGACCGAGGTGATCACGGGCGTGATCATCGTGGTGGCGGTGATCATCGACCGGCTGCGGCATCGGGCGGCGTGA
- a CDS encoding DUF58 domain-containing protein, with the protein MPRTRPKPKPAKRWRLFPRNPVYQFYVRGTQLNHWFRRRVRPPGIALMILVVISAGAAAGNAETPVFQSFSLVCGLMMTALFLTLFRRASLEAVRDLPAHATAGLPVTYHVSLRNLRRRPLKRFQLQETPPDPRPDEATFRLSEEPGEKLRNVFDRKFAYYRWNWLYEKRLSFDGGRSPVVERLGASGQVAVTITPRRRGLVRLNDLRVLLPDPLGLFQRCVKASSPPTLLAVLPKRYPLPRFELPGSARFQPGGEATARHAGATGEFTGLRDYQSGDPLRLIHWKTWARTGKPVVKELEDTFFPRHGLILDTFPATGDDDLFEDAVSVAASFVVAVDAQESLIDLMFIAGRERVVTAGQGIARSETLLEVLAGVESSPVEDFDSLGKLVQRHSDDLAGCLCVFAGWSPSRAKLLQRLNRMGIETSAMVVVREKPGAIPRCHFLRSSELAADLMKLPRRL; encoded by the coding sequence ATGCCCCGAACCCGGCCCAAACCGAAACCTGCCAAGCGCTGGCGGCTGTTTCCGCGGAATCCGGTCTATCAGTTTTACGTCCGGGGCACGCAGCTCAACCATTGGTTCCGCCGACGGGTGCGGCCGCCGGGGATCGCGCTGATGATCCTGGTGGTGATCTCGGCGGGAGCGGCGGCGGGGAATGCCGAGACGCCGGTGTTCCAGTCGTTTTCCCTGGTCTGCGGGCTGATGATGACCGCGCTATTTCTAACGCTGTTCCGGCGGGCTTCATTGGAAGCCGTGCGCGACCTGCCCGCCCATGCCACGGCCGGGCTGCCGGTGACCTATCACGTGTCCCTGCGCAATCTGCGCCGCCGGCCGCTGAAGCGGTTCCAACTGCAGGAGACGCCGCCGGACCCGCGGCCGGATGAGGCCACCTTCCGGCTGAGCGAGGAGCCGGGGGAAAAGCTGCGCAATGTCTTCGACCGGAAATTTGCCTACTACCGCTGGAATTGGTTGTACGAGAAGCGCCTCTCGTTCGATGGCGGGCGCAGTCCGGTCGTCGAGCGACTGGGGGCCAGCGGCCAGGTCGCAGTGACGATCACCCCACGCCGCCGCGGACTGGTGCGCCTGAATGATCTGCGGGTGCTGCTGCCCGACCCACTCGGGCTTTTCCAACGCTGCGTGAAAGCCTCGTCGCCACCGACCCTGCTGGCGGTGCTGCCGAAACGCTATCCGCTGCCGAGGTTCGAGCTGCCCGGCAGTGCGCGCTTCCAGCCCGGCGGCGAGGCGACGGCGCGGCACGCGGGGGCCACTGGTGAGTTCACGGGCCTGCGCGATTATCAATCGGGCGATCCGCTGCGGCTGATCCATTGGAAGACTTGGGCGCGCACCGGCAAGCCAGTGGTGAAGGAGCTGGAGGACACCTTTTTCCCACGCCATGGGCTGATCCTCGATACCTTTCCTGCGACGGGAGATGACGATCTCTTCGAGGATGCCGTGTCGGTCGCTGCGTCGTTCGTGGTGGCGGTGGATGCGCAGGAGTCGCTGATCGACCTGATGTTCATCGCCGGTCGTGAACGGGTGGTGACGGCCGGGCAGGGGATCGCGCGCTCGGAGACCCTGCTGGAAGTGCTGGCGGGGGTGGAAAGCTCGCCGGTTGAGGATTTCGACTCGCTCGGGAAGCTGGTCCAGCGCCACTCCGACGATCTGGCCGGGTGCCTGTGCGTCTTCGCCGGCTGGTCGCCAAGCCGGGCGAAGCTGCTCCAACGGCTCAATCGGATGGGAATCGAGACCTCGGCCATGGTCGTGGTGAGGGAGAAGCCGGGAGCGATCCCGCGCTGTCATTTCCTGCGCTCGTCCGAGCTAGCGGCGGACCTGATGAAACTGCCGAGGCGATTGTGA
- a CDS encoding LamG-like jellyroll fold domain-containing protein has translation MRPRTQWLSRRPNSRCALLAALLSASLLPTLRADYAAEVMSENPIVYYRFNDSVATDDLPSPAVNLGSAGAAANGGYTGGFVRGVPGALPGSANTAVQGAGNLVEIPNTAAINNAGSFSAEVWLKPTSIPATGALISPIASFRENDNVYGRAGWLIYQGDAATGFNFRAYNRNGSTFTFSITSGAGTVTAGAWHHVVATWDSTTNQGKLYVNGVLCSTSAVVTPSGPNNSTYEPNNTRPLTLGSRDGAFGWSGDLDEPAYYTSVLSGAQVLAHYNNGISPSPSQTYDSLVLAAAPAGYWRVGEAAFVPRTPPVATNAGNLGASANGAYYAGSKNTATGPAPSSGFQGFGANNSCLSLATANGYVGTALSLLNNRSAFTVMGWVKRGAVHSVRGGYFGQNDLLEFGDATNGADIESWISARGGNMITPYSFADDQWGFIVLTGDTTKATLYLNGVQVGQLSGTIANYGTSAFNFNIGGGGVFAATGDFFRGEIDEVAVFDKAVTPGRVKQLYDAALGGSGVDLVNYLPDVSPAGDIPEGQSYTLSVDATGTPPFTYQWKKDGVNVPNSNSRTLTVTAAANTPVTNPYEYTVVVTNLGGGASVTSDVAAVYVTPALKWTGTDGVNPGKWTIGGPVNWKTYTAGTGVPYSEDFGVVFDDSGTALTATLTENVQPMNLTVDSNTKNYTITGPFSLSTGSGGIVKNGTSTLQMNVNDLFVNTMTINGGTLKLGTGMVTGLYANAVVAVNAGTLDIGLPTGTPYSSATTVATGASLTVTGSGNLELTSGSAAISGAGNEVFNRNGTVLVNMANTIGGSVSIQTGTVAFDGSQNTNRLAANQSVTVSPGATMEIRGVNAFPTAANSISVVLNQATLNVISGGSTAIGATGTSHAHLKNLALNASTVMLGYSGGGGAYNGESFQLNGGITVTGSGASMISLGSGTNAGNSGVAISGAATHTISVANTAVGADLIIAAELENTDASAADSAASIVAKTGPGTLKLADGTAHSFSGTVQVNEGSLEATGSLAGPLTVASGASIVPGNAAIGTLATGTATLSGTYRCDIDAVVSDRITVNGNLTFGAGASIALNVGPGGVTAPSYELANCTGTMSGPLPTLSGTIPPGYTLQVVSSSSLVLAQGAINTQPKISIVPPSGNEDFSTSAGGFTVSAPVSPETDWAYSNGSWFSFGTDAATGVGTNTTYLMTPIYTVNAGGAVAISFSHSYNFEEDYDAGALEISVNGGAFTRVPGSAFTLNGYDGTLAAGTNSALAGQEGFLRASAGYPAFHTTTATLLASATAGTTVQVRFMGAYDDAYSAGGWKIDSFSITGALPSLLKLEWPLGTMQYSDNLQPPWTDLSADSPLLIDTKAAPRRFFQLKP, from the coding sequence ATGAGACCTCGTACCCAATGGCTGTCCCGACGGCCGAATTCCCGGTGTGCCTTGCTGGCAGCCCTCCTCTCCGCCTCGCTTCTCCCGACCCTGCGCGCTGACTACGCGGCGGAGGTGATGAGCGAGAACCCGATCGTTTACTACCGCTTCAACGATAGCGTGGCGACCGATGACTTGCCGAGTCCCGCGGTGAATCTTGGCAGCGCCGGGGCCGCCGCGAATGGCGGCTATACCGGCGGCTTCGTCCGGGGCGTGCCGGGGGCTCTCCCGGGCAGCGCCAATACCGCGGTGCAGGGTGCCGGGAATCTCGTGGAAATTCCCAACACGGCTGCGATCAACAATGCCGGATCCTTCAGCGCCGAAGTGTGGCTGAAGCCGACGTCGATCCCGGCGACCGGTGCGCTGATCAGCCCGATCGCATCGTTTCGCGAGAACGACAACGTCTACGGTCGCGCCGGCTGGCTCATCTACCAAGGTGACGCCGCCACCGGCTTCAATTTCCGCGCCTACAACCGCAACGGCAGTACGTTCACCTTCAGCATCACCTCGGGAGCCGGCACGGTCACGGCCGGAGCCTGGCACCATGTGGTGGCCACCTGGGATAGTACGACGAACCAGGGTAAGCTCTATGTGAATGGCGTGCTGTGCTCGACCAGCGCGGTGGTGACGCCGAGCGGACCGAACAACTCCACCTACGAGCCTAACAACACGCGGCCGCTCACCCTCGGCTCCCGCGACGGCGCCTTCGGATGGTCGGGTGATCTCGACGAGCCCGCGTATTACACCAGCGTGCTCAGCGGTGCGCAGGTGCTGGCCCACTACAACAATGGCATCAGCCCCTCGCCGTCGCAGACGTATGACTCGCTGGTGCTTGCGGCGGCTCCTGCCGGTTACTGGCGAGTCGGGGAAGCGGCCTTCGTTCCCCGCACGCCGCCGGTGGCGACGAATGCGGGCAACCTCGGTGCCTCTGCCAACGGCGCCTATTATGCCGGTTCGAAGAACACGGCCACCGGTCCGGCTCCGTCTTCCGGCTTCCAAGGCTTCGGGGCGAACAACTCATGCCTCTCGCTCGCCACGGCCAATGGTTACGTGGGCACGGCGCTGAGCCTGCTGAACAATCGCTCCGCCTTCACGGTGATGGGCTGGGTGAAGCGGGGTGCGGTGCACTCGGTCCGCGGAGGCTACTTCGGCCAGAATGACCTGCTCGAATTCGGCGATGCCACCAATGGCGCCGACATCGAGTCATGGATCAGCGCCCGCGGTGGCAACATGATCACGCCGTATAGTTTCGCCGATGACCAGTGGGGCTTCATCGTCCTGACCGGCGATACCACGAAAGCGACGCTCTACTTGAATGGCGTCCAAGTCGGCCAGTTGAGCGGCACCATTGCCAACTACGGCACCAGCGCCTTCAACTTCAACATCGGTGGCGGCGGCGTCTTCGCCGCCACGGGCGACTTCTTCCGCGGTGAGATCGACGAGGTGGCGGTCTTTGACAAGGCGGTGACGCCGGGGCGCGTGAAGCAACTTTACGATGCGGCCTTGGGTGGTTCCGGCGTGGATCTGGTGAACTACTTGCCGGACGTTTCTCCCGCTGGCGATATTCCTGAAGGGCAATCGTATACCTTGAGCGTCGATGCCACCGGCACTCCGCCCTTCACCTACCAGTGGAAGAAGGATGGCGTGAATGTGCCGAATTCGAACTCACGCACGCTGACGGTGACCGCAGCGGCGAACACTCCCGTTACCAATCCGTATGAGTACACCGTGGTGGTCACCAATCTCGGCGGGGGAGCCTCGGTCACCAGCGATGTGGCGGCGGTTTATGTCACGCCTGCGCTCAAGTGGACCGGCACCGATGGTGTCAATCCCGGGAAGTGGACGATTGGCGGGCCGGTCAACTGGAAGACCTACACGGCCGGCACGGGTGTCCCTTATTCCGAGGACTTCGGCGTGGTCTTCGATGACAGCGGTACGGCATTGACGGCGACGCTCACGGAGAACGTCCAGCCGATGAACCTGACCGTGGATAGCAACACGAAGAACTACACCATCACCGGGCCATTCTCACTCAGCACGGGCAGCGGCGGCATCGTGAAGAACGGGACGTCCACCTTGCAGATGAATGTGAACGATCTCTTCGTGAATACCATGACGATCAACGGGGGCACCCTGAAGCTCGGCACTGGCATGGTCACGGGTCTCTATGCCAATGCCGTGGTGGCCGTGAATGCAGGGACGCTTGATATCGGGCTGCCGACCGGCACGCCTTACTCAAGCGCCACGACGGTGGCCACCGGCGCGTCTCTAACCGTGACCGGGAGCGGGAACCTCGAGCTGACGTCAGGAAGTGCCGCGATCAGCGGTGCGGGCAATGAGGTCTTCAATCGCAACGGCACGGTGCTGGTAAACATGGCCAACACCATTGGCGGCAGCGTTTCCATCCAGACCGGCACGGTTGCCTTCGACGGCAGCCAGAACACCAACCGTCTCGCGGCCAACCAATCGGTCACGGTCAGTCCCGGTGCGACCATGGAGATTCGCGGCGTGAATGCCTTCCCGACCGCGGCCAACTCGATCTCGGTGGTGCTCAACCAAGCCACGCTGAACGTCATTTCCGGTGGCAGCACCGCCATCGGTGCCACTGGTACCAGCCATGCGCACCTCAAGAACCTGGCCTTGAATGCCAGCACGGTGATGCTCGGTTATTCCGGTGGGGGTGGTGCTTACAATGGTGAGAGCTTCCAGCTCAACGGCGGCATCACGGTCACCGGCTCCGGTGCTTCCATGATCAGCCTGGGCAGCGGCACCAATGCAGGCAACTCGGGTGTGGCGATTTCCGGCGCGGCCACGCACACGATCAGTGTGGCGAATACCGCGGTCGGGGCCGACCTGATCATCGCCGCGGAACTTGAGAACACCGATGCGAGCGCGGCAGATTCTGCGGCGAGCATTGTGGCCAAGACTGGTCCCGGAACCTTGAAGTTGGCGGACGGCACTGCCCACAGTTTCTCCGGCACCGTGCAGGTTAACGAGGGTTCGCTCGAAGCTACCGGCTCGCTCGCAGGTCCGCTGACGGTGGCATCCGGAGCGTCGATCGTTCCCGGCAATGCGGCGATCGGCACGCTTGCCACCGGCACGGCGACCTTGAGTGGCACCTACCGCTGCGACATCGATGCGGTGGTCTCCGACCGTATCACGGTGAATGGCAACCTGACCTTTGGCGCGGGTGCTTCCATCGCCTTGAACGTGGGACCGGGCGGCGTCACCGCTCCCTCGTATGAGCTCGCAAACTGCACCGGCACGATGTCCGGGCCGCTGCCCACGCTCAGCGGAACCATCCCGCCGGGCTACACCTTGCAGGTGGTTTCCAGCTCCTCGCTGGTGCTGGCGCAGGGGGCGATCAATACCCAGCCAAAGATCTCGATCGTTCCTCCGTCGGGGAACGAGGACTTCAGCACCAGCGCCGGCGGATTCACCGTGAGCGCCCCGGTGTCGCCGGAAACGGACTGGGCCTACAGCAATGGCTCGTGGTTCAGCTTCGGAACGGATGCCGCGACGGGAGTCGGCACCAACACGACCTACCTCATGACGCCAATCTACACGGTGAATGCGGGAGGTGCGGTCGCGATCTCTTTCTCGCACAGCTACAACTTCGAGGAAGACTACGATGCGGGTGCGCTGGAGATCAGTGTCAACGGCGGGGCGTTCACGCGCGTGCCGGGATCCGCCTTCACCTTGAATGGCTATGACGGAACCTTGGCAGCAGGGACCAACAGCGCATTGGCTGGCCAAGAGGGCTTCCTGAGAGCGTCCGCGGGTTATCCGGCCTTCCACACCACGACCGCCACGCTGCTCGCCAGCGCCACGGCGGGCACCACGGTGCAGGTCCGCTTCATGGGAGCCTATGACGATGCCTATTCGGCGGGGGGATGGAAGATCGACTCGTTCTCGATCACTGGCGCCTTGCCCAGCCTGCTGAAGCTCGAGTGGCCGCTGGGAACCATGCAGTACTCGGACAACCTGCAGCCGCCGTGGACTGACCTGAGCGCCGACAGCCCGCTGCTGATCGACACGAAGGCTGCGCCAAGGCGGTTCTTCCAGCTCAAGCCGTGA
- a CDS encoding polysaccharide biosynthesis/export family protein, whose amino-acid sequence MRPWMLQGLAIGCLLTAAAAVVQKETSKATSPEAAADRKFLSERSHRSPSGASPAKLPTKMRGLRKDESYASRMQNRFEEGDHVTVGGQVYSPGPVLVGSSSTLQSVIAKAGGVTPFGALNRVRLTRGATCTEYNLNTAEGRDTAVQSKDTIEVPQKNVIGR is encoded by the coding sequence ATGCGCCCATGGATGCTTCAAGGACTGGCCATCGGATGCCTGCTCACCGCCGCCGCGGCAGTCGTCCAAAAGGAGACCTCCAAGGCGACCTCGCCCGAAGCCGCAGCCGATCGCAAGTTCCTCTCGGAACGCTCGCACAGGTCACCCTCAGGAGCCTCCCCCGCCAAACTTCCCACGAAGATGCGCGGCCTCCGTAAGGACGAGTCCTACGCCAGCCGCATGCAAAACAGATTCGAGGAAGGCGACCACGTCACGGTGGGCGGTCAGGTGTATTCTCCCGGACCCGTGCTCGTAGGTTCTTCGTCCACGCTCCAGTCGGTCATCGCGAAGGCGGGCGGAGTGACACCCTTCGGAGCGCTGAATCGCGTGAGGCTGACACGCGGAGCCACCTGCACGGAATACAATCTCAATACCGCAGAGGGGCGCGACACCGCCGTTCAATCCAAGGACACCATCGAAGTGCCCCAAAAAAATGTGATCGGACGATAG